CACGAGTGCGGCGACGATCGCAGCCACAATGGCCAGGATGGGCATGATGCTTGTTTCCAATGAATCCATCGTTTGATCCTGACAGAGGACTCTGGGAGTAAGTTCAACGAGGCGTGGGTGGGCGCTGGACCCAGCCACCACCCACGCACTTTGCCGATACACTAAACCACATGCGTATAGCCCGATTTGTTGTTGATAATGACCCCATGTACGGCATTGTGGAAGGGGAGCCCGGCAGTGAAATTGTCACTGTCATCAAGGGCGATCCCTTCTTTAATGGCGTCGAACGAACCGCCGTCAAGCACCCGCTGATCGATGTGCGCCTCGTGGCACCGATCATCCCGCGCAGCAAAGTCATCGGCGTTGGTCGCAACTTTGCCGATCACGCCCGCGAGCTCGGCAACGAGGTGCCTGAGAGCCCGTTGCTGTTCCTCAAGCCCAACACCTCCGTGATTGGCCCGAACGAGCCGATCGTCCTGCCCGAATTCTCCGAAGAAGTTTCCTACGAAGCCGAGCTGTGTGTGGTCATTGGACGCATCTGCAAGGATGTTCCGGAAGAGCGCGTGGACGAGGTCATCTTCGGCTACACCTGCGGCAATGACTTGACCGCCCGCGATGTTCAGGCCGGCGATGGCCAGTGGGCCCGCGCCAAGGGTTTCGACACCGCGGCACCCCTGGGCCCGTGGATTGAAACCGAACTGGACCCCGACGACGTCGACATCAAGGGCTGGCTCAACGGCGAACTCCGCCAGGACGGCAACTCCAACCAGATGGTCCGCAGCGTCCGCGAGCTCGTCTCGCTCGTCTCCCACGCGTTCACGCTGCTCCCGGGCGACGTCATCATGACCGGCACCCCTGCCGGCGTGGATCTGGTGCAGGCAGGCGACCGCTACGACATCGAAATCGAGGGCATTGGCCGCCTCTCCAACCCGGTGGTTCGCCGCTAGTCCCCAGCTCCTCCCTAACCTCGTACCTCGGCCAGGGAACCCTCGGAGCTGTGGGCCCAACACACCAGCAAGTTGG
The Arthrobacter alpinus genome window above contains:
- a CDS encoding fumarylacetoacetate hydrolase family protein, translating into MRIARFVVDNDPMYGIVEGEPGSEIVTVIKGDPFFNGVERTAVKHPLIDVRLVAPIIPRSKVIGVGRNFADHARELGNEVPESPLLFLKPNTSVIGPNEPIVLPEFSEEVSYEAELCVVIGRICKDVPEERVDEVIFGYTCGNDLTARDVQAGDGQWARAKGFDTAAPLGPWIETELDPDDVDIKGWLNGELRQDGNSNQMVRSVRELVSLVSHAFTLLPGDVIMTGTPAGVDLVQAGDRYDIEIEGIGRLSNPVVRR